From the genome of Desulfatiglans sp.:
ATAAGGGCGATAAAATCCGTTCTTATAATGAGATAATATTTTTATCCCAAAAACATAAGATATATCTTGGGACAACACTTGATGAAAAATCCGATAAAAATTATACCCCTGAATTAGAAAAATATTGCGAGGAGGTTTTTGCAGTTCATTTTAAAAGAAGATGGAGGTTATCGAAAAGCCTGCTTTCAAATAAACCATTTTCGGTCTCAAATTTTTACGATAAAAGGCTTCAGGCTTATGTAGACAGGGTCTTGAAAAATAATAAAATAGATATCATATTCTGCTTTTGCTCCAGTATGGCAGAATATGTCTATCAAAGTCCGGCATTTAAAAACGATGATATTTCAAAAATAAAAATGGTAATGGATTATGTTGATCTGGATTCAGATAAATGGCGACAGTACTCTGAGTATACGAAGTTTCCTAAAAATATTATTTACAGGATAGAGCAAAAAAGGCTGCTTGAGTATGAGAAAAAGATTAATGAAATTTTTAATCATTCAGTGTTCGTTTCAGAGAGGGAAGTAAATGTCTTTAAAAGATGGTATCCTGAAGCGAAGAATATAAAAGTTATCCAGAACGGTGTAGACAGTGAATTTTTCTCATCAGATCCTGGAACATTTACCAGTATGGAAGAGGCTGATGATTCATCATTCAAGCTTATCTTTACCGGTGTAATGGATTATTTTGCCAATGAGGATGGAGTGAAATGGTTTTGCAGGGATATATTGAAAAAAATAAAAAGTGATATCCCCAATGTTGAATTCTATATTGTAGGCAACCGGCCGACCAAAAGGGTGCAGAAACTTTCTAAAGTAGATGGAGTTTTTGTTACCGGATATGTTGAGGATATCAGGCCTTATTATGTAAAAGCAGATGTATGTGTGATACCACTAAGGATAGCCAGAGGCCTTCAGAATAAAGTGCTCGAAGCAATGTCCATGGGTAAGGCGGTGGTTGCTACTTCAAATGCCAGTGAAGGCATTATCTGCGAAAATAATTCAGATATTATTATAGCAAATGATGCCGAATCTTTTGCCAGAGAGGTAATTGATCTTCTCAGAAATGAGAACAAGAGAAAAGATATTGGAAATAGCGCATATCAAAATATCAGAACCAACTATAAATGGGAAACAAACCTGGCAACTTTTGAAGAATTGTTTGGAAAATATACTGAATAAAATGTAACTTATGTTGAGAGTCTTGTATAAATGCTTATTTTGAAAATCCCATATTTCATGGATGATACAGGCAGTGTTATATTAAGTCGTAATTCTAATATATTCAACTCGGAGTTTTAGGGGACAATGTTTTTTTCGAACGTCACTGATCAAATAATTAAATTTTTTGGATCAATTATCTTTAAGCCAAAACTTGAGATACCAGAGATTCATAATGCGGAAGATTATCAGAAAGTAATTATTTCAATTATCAAATGGATAAATGAATTATTCCCTTCCCCTCGATCAAACTGGGAGCTTCTTAAAGCGGTAAAAAACATACATAGTGAAATATTTGTTTTTCAACAGAAGTTTTCCTCAAATATACCCGAAAGGCTTTTTGTTAAGAGATTCATAATTCAGCAGGATGTGAAAGGCAAATTTGATTATGAGAGTTTGGATAGGGAATATTCAGCGCTTGTATTATTAGGAAATTCAGATAACAGTAATGGAGTTTTTATTCCTGCTGTATTTGGAAAAAATTATGAGCTTTGTTCAATATTGATGAGTTATTGCGAAGGCCGGAGCTTTTTTAATGTTCTTTTTCAATCACCTATTAAATTATTTATTAATAAATATAATTTTCCCCAATATACTACAAGTCTAAAAAATTTGGGAAGGTGGTTAAAAGAGTTTCATGACTTGGAAACCAACATTAAGACTTCACAAAATGATATTAGGGTGAAACTAGATAACGATCTTTTAGACATAATAACTCGAGTGCAAAATTTGGGAATATCTGCAAAAAGTGATTTTACACCTGAATTATGCAAAAAAATTATTTCTACAGCTTCTGATTTGACAAAACAAAT
Proteins encoded in this window:
- a CDS encoding TIGR03087 family PEP-CTERM/XrtA system glycosyltransferase, which produces MNILFLCHRIPYPPNKGDKIRSYNEIIFLSQKHKIYLGTTLDEKSDKNYTPELEKYCEEVFAVHFKRRWRLSKSLLSNKPFSVSNFYDKRLQAYVDRVLKNNKIDIIFCFCSSMAEYVYQSPAFKNDDISKIKMVMDYVDLDSDKWRQYSEYTKFPKNIIYRIEQKRLLEYEKKINEIFNHSVFVSEREVNVFKRWYPEAKNIKVIQNGVDSEFFSSDPGTFTSMEEADDSSFKLIFTGVMDYFANEDGVKWFCRDILKKIKSDIPNVEFYIVGNRPTKRVQKLSKVDGVFVTGYVEDIRPYYVKADVCVIPLRIARGLQNKVLEAMSMGKAVVATSNASEGIICENNSDIIIANDAESFAREVIDLLRNENKRKDIGNSAYQNIRTNYKWETNLATFEELFGKYTE